In Streptomyces longhuiensis, the following proteins share a genomic window:
- a CDS encoding enoyl-CoA hydratase family protein codes for MSPFTGSAPRTDDWRHLRYAVDDGVATVTLARPDKLNALTFGAYADLRDLLAELSRERSVRALVLAGEGRGFCSGGDVDEIIGATLAMDTAQLLDFNRMTGQVVRAVRECPFPVIAAVHGVAAGAGAVLALAADFRVADPSARFAFLFTRVGLSGGDMGAAYLLPRVVGLGHATRLLMLGDPVRAPEAERIGLISELTDEGQVDEAAQTLARRLAEGPALAYAQTKALLTAELDMPLAAAVEMDAATQALLMNGEDYAEFHAAFTEKRAPKWQGR; via the coding sequence ATGAGTCCCTTCACCGGCTCCGCGCCCCGCACCGACGACTGGCGGCATCTGAGGTACGCCGTCGACGACGGGGTCGCGACCGTCACCCTGGCCCGCCCCGACAAGCTCAACGCGCTCACCTTCGGCGCCTACGCCGACCTGCGCGACCTGCTCGCCGAGCTGTCCCGCGAGCGCTCCGTACGCGCCCTTGTGCTGGCCGGCGAGGGCCGCGGATTCTGCTCCGGCGGTGACGTGGACGAGATCATCGGCGCCACCCTCGCCATGGACACCGCCCAGCTCCTCGACTTCAACCGGATGACCGGCCAGGTCGTACGGGCCGTGCGCGAGTGCCCCTTCCCGGTGATCGCCGCCGTGCACGGGGTCGCCGCGGGCGCGGGCGCCGTCCTCGCACTCGCCGCCGACTTCCGCGTCGCCGACCCGAGCGCCCGCTTCGCGTTCCTGTTCACCCGCGTCGGCCTGTCCGGCGGCGACATGGGCGCCGCGTATCTGCTGCCCCGCGTCGTCGGCCTCGGCCACGCGACACGCCTGCTCATGCTGGGCGATCCGGTGCGCGCCCCCGAGGCCGAGCGCATCGGCCTGATCAGCGAGCTGACCGACGAGGGCCAGGTCGACGAGGCCGCGCAGACCCTGGCCCGCCGCCTCGCCGAGGGGCCCGCCCTCGCGTACGCCCAGACCAAGGCCCTGCTCACCGCCGAACTCGACATGCCGCTGGCCGCCGCCGTGGAAATGGACGCCGCGACCCAGGCCCTCCTCATGAACGGCGAGGACTACGCCGAGTTCCACGCGGCCTTCACGGAGAAGCGCGCGCCCAAGTGGCAGGGGCGGTGA